A single window of uncultured Methanospirillum sp. DNA harbors:
- a CDS encoding PKD domain-containing protein — protein sequence MTVNSYFEYSTRRLCMLLIGLVCIGLLIVNVSAIPGPAPDVPAGIFHASSDTQSGNNTTTMLQLPVKSQSPAVSAQDVTTKGTSGTAAVLAVQDTPETNITWQKCFGGSGGEAAISLARTTDGGYIFCGYTNSTDGNVTGNHGNYDYWVVKFDAKGAIEWQRSLGGSDIDIGMTVNQTADNGYLITGYSYSTDGNVTGNHGADDVWALKLSSNGTSEWSTSLGGSKHDWAYSGIQTADGGFFIGGGAGSNDGNVSGNHGDYDVWVEKLTGNGTLEWQKCLGGSSEDRATSVVAAPEGGYLAAGVSESTDGDVTGNHGDYDAWIVGLNTTGGLEWQTCLGGSGDDGATSIISTKDGGYLIGGYTNSTDGNVSGNHGYYDAWIVKLDAQGNLTWQKCLGGTGDDGAESVTQDSDGGYLIAGYTNSDEGDVSGNHGDYDAWTLKLDAEGNLKWQKCLGGTGDDNAWSLVQVASERYMVAGYAASNDGDVSGNQGNYDVWVVDITRPDSEKPTPTVDMETLLSQPGPNGGTSMLGSVDNWSLNAVTTENGPTENEGSSDALKVSFTPDETKGSAPLTVAFTSACQGDPTSYYWNFGDGTTSGEKDPVHTYTVPETYSVTLKIMNETSGAIGVLPDSITVTDGRIFAKKYQAPGTV from the coding sequence ATGACGGTTAATTCTTATTTTGAATATTCGACACGACGCTTGTGTATGCTTCTCATCGGGCTGGTCTGCATCGGTCTTCTGATTGTGAATGTATCAGCGATACCAGGGCCGGCACCAGATGTACCGGCTGGGATATTTCATGCATCATCTGACACCCAATCAGGAAATAATACAACCACGATGCTTCAGCTACCGGTGAAATCCCAGAGTCCTGCAGTTTCTGCACAGGATGTCACAACGAAAGGCACGTCAGGAACCGCTGCCGTACTGGCAGTTCAGGATACTCCGGAAACCAACATAACCTGGCAGAAATGTTTTGGAGGGAGTGGTGGGGAGGCTGCAATCTCACTTGCCAGGACTACAGATGGGGGATATATCTTTTGCGGATATACAAACTCCACAGACGGGAATGTTACCGGAAATCATGGAAATTACGACTACTGGGTCGTTAAGTTCGATGCAAAAGGAGCCATTGAATGGCAGAGGAGTCTTGGTGGATCAGATATCGATATCGGTATGACGGTGAACCAGACCGCAGATAACGGATATCTTATCACCGGGTATTCGTACTCCACCGATGGAAATGTGACCGGAAACCATGGTGCTGATGACGTATGGGCTTTGAAACTCTCATCCAATGGCACATCAGAATGGTCCACCAGTCTTGGAGGAAGCAAACACGACTGGGCCTATTCAGGAATCCAGACTGCAGATGGCGGATTTTTTATCGGGGGAGGAGCCGGATCCAATGACGGGAACGTTTCAGGGAACCACGGGGACTATGATGTCTGGGTTGAGAAGCTAACCGGTAACGGAACACTTGAGTGGCAGAAGTGTCTGGGAGGCAGTTCTGAGGACCGGGCAACTTCTGTCGTGGCAGCTCCGGAAGGGGGATATCTGGCTGCAGGGGTGTCCGAATCCACTGATGGGGACGTAACCGGAAACCATGGAGACTATGATGCCTGGATAGTAGGTCTGAACACAACCGGCGGGCTAGAGTGGCAGACGTGTCTGGGTGGTAGCGGGGATGATGGCGCAACCTCCATCATCAGCACTAAAGATGGCGGGTACCTGATTGGAGGATACACAAACTCCACAGACGGGAACGTTTCTGGAAACCATGGGTACTACGATGCCTGGATCGTTAAACTGGATGCACAAGGCAATCTAACATGGCAGAAGTGCCTCGGTGGTACCGGGGATGACGGAGCAGAATCAGTAACCCAGGATTCTGACGGCGGGTACCTTATTGCAGGGTATACCAACTCTGATGAAGGCGATGTTTCAGGGAATCATGGAGATTATGATGCCTGGACCCTCAAACTGGATGCAGAAGGCAATCTGAAATGGCAGAAGTGCCTCGGTGGTACCGGGGATGACAATGCATGGTCACTTGTACAGGTCGCCAGTGAGAGGTACATGGTTGCCGGATACGCAGCTTCCAATGATGGTGATGTTTCAGGGAACCAAGGTAATTATGATGTCTGGGTTGTAGATATCACCCGACCTGACTCTGAAAAGCCGACACCGACGGTTGACATGGAAACCCTCCTCTCACAGCCGGGACCCAACGGAGGAACCAGCATGCTAGGTTCTGTTGACAACTGGTCACTGAACGCCGTAACAACAGAAAACGGCCCAACAGAAAATGAAGGCTCTTCAGATGCATTGAAGGTCTCGTTTACTCCCGATGAGACGAAGGGCTCAGCTCCCCTGACTGTCGCATTCACCAGTGCATGTCAGGGAGATCCGACATCGTATTACTGGAATTTTGGAGATGGGACAACATCCGGGGAGAAAGACCCGGTCCATACCTATACCGTTCCGGAGACATACTCGGTTACACTCAAGATCATGAATGAAACATCCGGAGCAATCGGAGTCCTTCCGGATTCAATCACCGTTACTGATGGCAGGATATTTGCAAAGAAGTATCAGGCACCCGGCACGGTATAA
- a CDS encoding type II toxin-antitoxin system VapC family toxin yields the protein MGITDSILGDRIYLDTNIFIYALEAFPEYLELIQSLFSSIDSGKYKAVTSELTLAEVLVKPLIDHNAELEYVYQSTIQSSDSIDVIPISRDILIEAAKNRAGSPSIHLPDAIHAATARLHQCSSFITNDKRLASLSGIQVIILSNYTR from the coding sequence ATGGGAATAACTGATTCGATTCTCGGAGATCGGATTTATCTCGATACCAATATTTTTATTTATGCTCTTGAAGCATTTCCAGAATACCTAGAACTCATTCAATCCTTATTTTCTTCAATAGATTCCGGGAAATACAAGGCAGTGACAAGTGAATTGACCTTGGCAGAGGTCCTAGTCAAACCTCTCATAGATCATAATGCTGAACTGGAATATGTCTACCAATCGACAATTCAATCATCCGATTCTATCGATGTAATTCCAATATCCCGTGATATTCTTATTGAAGCGGCAAAAAATCGTGCTGGATCACCATCAATCCACCTTCCTGATGCTATCCATGCGGCAACAGCCAGATTGCATCAATGTTCGTCATTTATTACAAATGATAAGCGATTAGCCTCGCTATCCGGAATTCAAGTGATTATCCTTTCAAATTATACTAGATAA